The Corynebacterium renale genome includes a region encoding these proteins:
- a CDS encoding type II toxin-antitoxin system RelE family toxin gives MTDQLYQIAYKPSAAKSLRKLDKPTQQRLVSAVESLAHDPRPAGVKKLKGAADLYRIRVGDYRVVYEIWDGKLRVLVLRLVHRREVYQK, from the coding sequence ATGACAGATCAGCTCTACCAGATTGCCTACAAGCCCTCTGCAGCTAAGAGTTTGCGCAAGCTGGATAAGCCAACGCAACAGCGGCTTGTTTCAGCAGTTGAATCTCTTGCGCACGATCCACGACCAGCGGGTGTTAAGAAGCTTAAAGGCGCCGCAGACCTCTATCGAATCCGCGTAGGGGATTACCGAGTGGTGTACGAAATATGGGATGGGAAGCTACGGGTCCTCGTGCTGCGGCTTGTTCACCGTAGGGAGGTGTATCAAAAATAG
- a CDS encoding DUF4231 domain-containing protein translates to MSFQPYPLASSALGGGAEVPLSGVSQAFLFSLLGESRLRVDLLPDPAHGGFIVSHKRVHLGRLPQEMREQYPQLDYLRSLHQAPQAALAVRLNEESGQVEATVSFPAPGAVMPQNMPPEEPWALLPEGPPRPLDVTRGDGTALPQGEAPAQWLAQVSIIDGTVVALVQGKVVGPLSAEDSDATAGIIQHFEALGVVPVARLLDVEGGPVLLLRATDECTEEDLEPVVDPLPRLHPYELSTGEFPAVSVGEDGWAITFDAETAATPIEYDPDVILRPITSPSLLAMRPDGTPVKAPQPEPEPEPQPTPEPEPEAQLSEPEPAPETKKNNGGIALIVIGIVLIAVGVALPTFATGLSAVVTWAVLAVGIVSALVGIFRAVKGFRS, encoded by the coding sequence ATGAGTTTTCAACCGTATCCTCTGGCGTCGTCAGCGTTGGGTGGCGGCGCGGAGGTGCCTTTGTCTGGCGTGAGCCAGGCTTTTCTTTTTTCACTCCTCGGCGAGTCGCGCCTGCGGGTGGATTTGCTGCCGGATCCTGCCCACGGTGGTTTTATTGTTAGCCACAAGCGTGTGCATTTGGGCCGGTTGCCGCAGGAGATGCGTGAGCAGTACCCGCAGTTGGATTATCTGCGTTCGCTGCATCAGGCGCCGCAGGCGGCACTGGCGGTCCGCCTCAATGAGGAGTCGGGTCAGGTTGAGGCCACGGTATCGTTCCCGGCCCCGGGCGCGGTAATGCCGCAGAATATGCCCCCGGAGGAGCCGTGGGCATTACTCCCCGAGGGCCCGCCGCGCCCGCTGGATGTGACACGCGGCGATGGCACAGCATTGCCCCAAGGTGAGGCCCCCGCGCAGTGGTTAGCCCAGGTGAGCATTATCGACGGCACCGTCGTCGCCCTGGTGCAAGGCAAGGTTGTGGGTCCGCTCAGCGCGGAGGATTCGGACGCAACGGCGGGGATTATCCAGCACTTTGAGGCCTTGGGGGTGGTGCCGGTGGCCCGCCTCCTGGACGTCGAGGGCGGTCCGGTTCTCCTGTTGCGCGCGACGGACGAGTGCACGGAGGAAGACCTGGAGCCGGTTGTGGATCCGCTTCCTCGCCTGCACCCATATGAACTGTCGACGGGCGAATTCCCGGCGGTGAGCGTGGGCGAAGATGGCTGGGCGATTACCTTCGATGCGGAGACCGCTGCCACCCCGATTGAGTACGACCCGGATGTGATACTGCGCCCTATCACTTCGCCGTCCCTGTTGGCGATGCGTCCGGACGGGACCCCGGTGAAAGCGCCACAACCCGAACCGGAACCGGAGCCACAGCCCACACCCGAGCCAGAACCGGAGGCCCAGCTCTCAGAACCGGAACCCGCACCGGAGACCAAGAAGAACAACGGCGGTATTGCCCTTATTGTTATTGGGATTGTCCTCATCGCCGTAGGAGTAGCACTTCCTACTTTCGCTACCGGGCTTTCGGCCGTGGTGACGTGGGCCGTGCTGGCGGTAGGTATCGTTAGTGCACTGGTAGGCATCTTCCGTGCTGTGAAAGGATTCAGGTCATGA
- a CDS encoding DNA polymerase III subunit epsilon (3'-5' exonuclease of DNA polymerase III) has product MSEQEHKPRRRRRRRRGSGRGRARSHQPVQVTPDEEVPFVVVTVVPTGIHPSTSRLVAVDAVTFDADGQPRDEFFAVLNPGGKTNPGPTHYHGLQPEEIAEGRKFSQVLRTLDSLIDGRTAIFHYAPRGWGFVVSEARRAMNAAARANRSRKRSGGNHKTQKVGHVPQPVAVVDTLASARRSGVVLTDTRPGAVAHAVGVPAASPVASVERAARPAAETAREATLLVFELYKYFRGHGTVVKRDPQTLKGDRFGLQRSEIRVDAHGAPRQGENPGPYVPGTELKPGMEFVVAPEVEIDPNELIAAGTKAGLNYVEKLSRETSVVVTNSTAAGELRGKAMHAHRKEIPLMGDTAFMAAIRRMEPTE; this is encoded by the coding sequence ATGAGCGAACAGGAGCATAAGCCGCGGCGGCGTCGTCGGCGCAGGCGTGGGTCTGGCCGTGGGCGGGCTCGGTCGCATCAGCCGGTGCAGGTGACCCCGGATGAGGAGGTCCCGTTTGTTGTGGTGACGGTGGTTCCTACGGGGATTCATCCGTCGACAAGCAGGCTGGTAGCCGTGGATGCGGTGACGTTCGACGCTGACGGCCAGCCACGCGACGAGTTTTTCGCCGTCCTCAACCCGGGCGGCAAGACGAATCCGGGCCCGACGCATTATCACGGCCTGCAGCCGGAGGAGATCGCGGAGGGGCGGAAGTTTTCGCAGGTGTTGCGCACGCTTGATTCGCTTATCGACGGCCGCACCGCCATCTTCCATTACGCCCCGCGGGGCTGGGGCTTTGTGGTCTCGGAGGCGCGCCGTGCGATGAACGCGGCGGCGCGAGCGAACCGGTCCCGCAAGCGGTCGGGTGGTAATCATAAGACGCAGAAGGTTGGCCATGTGCCGCAGCCAGTTGCGGTGGTGGATACGTTGGCATCTGCGCGTCGTAGTGGCGTGGTGCTCACGGACACGCGCCCGGGCGCGGTGGCCCACGCGGTGGGTGTCCCGGCGGCTTCGCCGGTGGCGTCGGTGGAGCGTGCTGCCCGCCCCGCCGCCGAGACCGCGCGTGAGGCGACGTTGCTGGTCTTTGAGCTGTACAAGTATTTCCGGGGGCACGGGACCGTCGTGAAGCGGGACCCGCAGACGCTCAAGGGTGACCGGTTTGGCCTGCAGCGCTCCGAGATCCGCGTCGATGCGCATGGCGCCCCGCGTCAGGGTGAGAACCCGGGGCCGTATGTGCCGGGCACGGAGTTGAAGCCGGGCATGGAGTTTGTGGTCGCGCCGGAGGTAGAGATTGATCCGAACGAGCTCATCGCGGCGGGCACGAAGGCGGGCCTGAACTATGTGGAGAAGCTGTCGCGGGAGACGTCCGTGGTGGTGACCAACTCCACCGCCGCCGGTGAGCTGCGCGGAAAGGCGATGCATGCGCATCGCAAGGAGATCCCGCTGATGGGCGACACGGCGTTTATGGCAGCGATCCGGCGCATGGAGCCTACAGAGTAA
- a CDS encoding MurT ligase domain-containing protein, whose amino-acid sequence MSFLQTARTKLAVTAARAATAASRATGRGAGGMIGGLVAQAIDPHLMEGLAGRPTMLVTGTNGKSTTTRMLVAALRTQFTVATNDGGDNMDAGIISALLADQAADRVVLEVDELHVAHVADALHPEVLVLLNLSRDQLDRVGEINAIERSLRGAVENHPDMTVVANCDDPLIASVAWDHPKTVWVSAGAGWTGDAVTCPRTGGPIIRDGAHWYSPLSTEEHGEAGFQRPEPAWAVDAMALHTPTGDVELNLSLPGNANRGNAAQALAAATVAGVPVTQAVPAVEAVDNVAGRYSTIDFEGRQLRLLLAKNPAGWQEALSMLDRSAPGVVIAVNGQVADGEDLSWLWDVRFEDFEGVNVKSAGERGTDLAVRLTYGGIAHEHFTTPIEAIRACPPGRVDVLANYTAFRDLKKELEQ is encoded by the coding sequence ATGAGTTTTCTGCAGACAGCACGCACGAAGTTGGCCGTGACGGCCGCGCGCGCTGCCACCGCAGCGTCCCGTGCCACGGGTCGCGGCGCCGGCGGCATGATCGGCGGCTTGGTGGCCCAGGCTATCGACCCACACCTGATGGAAGGTCTCGCCGGCCGCCCAACCATGCTGGTCACGGGCACAAACGGCAAGTCGACGACCACGCGCATGCTGGTCGCCGCACTGCGCACCCAGTTCACGGTGGCTACGAACGACGGCGGCGACAACATGGACGCCGGCATCATCTCCGCCCTGCTGGCTGATCAAGCTGCGGACCGCGTTGTCCTCGAGGTCGATGAGCTGCACGTGGCGCACGTCGCGGACGCGCTGCACCCGGAGGTGCTGGTGCTACTGAACCTCTCGCGGGACCAGTTGGACCGCGTCGGCGAAATCAATGCGATTGAGCGTTCCCTGCGCGGGGCAGTAGAAAACCACCCGGACATGACCGTGGTGGCTAACTGTGACGACCCACTGATCGCCTCCGTGGCGTGGGATCACCCCAAGACCGTGTGGGTATCCGCGGGTGCAGGCTGGACCGGCGACGCCGTGACCTGCCCACGCACCGGCGGGCCCATCATCCGCGATGGCGCGCACTGGTACTCCCCGCTCTCCACCGAGGAACACGGGGAGGCTGGTTTCCAGCGCCCCGAACCCGCCTGGGCTGTCGACGCCATGGCGTTGCACACCCCCACCGGCGATGTGGAGTTGAACCTATCACTTCCCGGGAACGCGAACCGTGGCAACGCCGCCCAAGCACTCGCCGCCGCGACCGTTGCCGGCGTACCGGTTACCCAGGCGGTGCCCGCAGTCGAGGCCGTGGACAACGTGGCCGGCCGCTACTCCACCATCGACTTCGAAGGCCGCCAGCTGCGTTTGTTGCTGGCCAAAAACCCGGCAGGCTGGCAGGAAGCCCTCTCGATGCTAGACCGGAGCGCACCCGGCGTCGTCATCGCCGTGAACGGGCAAGTCGCTGATGGTGAAGACCTGTCCTGGTTGTGGGACGTCCGCTTCGAAGACTTCGAAGGCGTGAACGTGAAATCCGCCGGCGAACGCGGCACGGACCTCGCCGTGCGCCTAACCTACGGCGGCATTGCACACGAGCACTTCACCACCCCCATCGAGGCGATCCGCGCCTGCCCGCCCGGCCGCGTCGACGTACTGGCCAATTACACCGCGTTCCGCGACCTGAAGAAGGAGCTTGAACAGTGA
- a CDS encoding type 1 glutamine amidotransferase, whose product MIRIGLVLPDVLGTYGDDGNALVLRSRARMRGHDAEIVRITLGEPVPDDCHVYTIGGGEDAAQVLAVQHLRQDGTLRALATSKPILAICAGFQILGHSFHAGGKVVEGLGLIDATTSPQDNRAIGELITDPAHVDGLTEPLTGFENHLGATVLGPGARPLGNVRRGMGNNADDQTEGAIQNQIIATYMHGPVLARNPQLADLLLARGMGVEPSELEPLDLPEVAALRAERLKA is encoded by the coding sequence GTGATCCGCATCGGTCTTGTCCTCCCCGACGTCCTGGGCACCTACGGCGACGACGGCAACGCACTCGTGCTGCGCTCCCGGGCCCGTATGCGCGGCCACGACGCCGAAATCGTGCGCATCACCCTGGGCGAACCCGTACCCGACGACTGCCACGTCTACACCATCGGCGGCGGCGAAGATGCAGCCCAAGTCCTGGCCGTGCAGCACCTCCGCCAGGACGGAACCCTGCGCGCCCTCGCCACCTCAAAGCCAATCCTGGCGATCTGCGCCGGCTTCCAAATCCTGGGCCACAGCTTCCACGCCGGCGGCAAGGTGGTCGAGGGTTTAGGGCTTATCGACGCCACCACCTCCCCCCAGGACAACCGCGCCATCGGAGAACTCATCACGGACCCCGCACACGTGGACGGTCTTACCGAACCCCTGACCGGGTTCGAGAACCATCTCGGCGCCACGGTCCTGGGCCCTGGTGCCCGCCCCTTGGGCAACGTACGCCGCGGCATGGGCAACAACGCCGACGACCAGACCGAAGGCGCCATCCAAAACCAGATTATCGCCACCTACATGCACGGCCCGGTCCTGGCACGTAACCCCCAGTTGGCGGACCTGCTGCTGGCCCGCGGTATGGGCGTGGAGCCTTCCGAGTTGGAGCCCCTGGATCTGCCGGAGGTCGCGGCCCTGCGGGCGGAGCGTCTGAAGGCGTAG
- a CDS encoding SpaA isopeptide-forming pilin-related protein: MSLLKSTAVKALAATFSLLLVFSLLPAAGNGSQKVGRSATAVAQTSTEPVEITNSYLNRNVGKLVVEMQPSTSMNMSKLTLTSNVNFAARSNEKLRKLTIDGVDYPISYMSVSGKTLTVSIPGGVEVQPYSSIVIEWGQGQQPSNLKATMQGQPISSGPVTPPTQGNPLHSGSYREIPLSRTWDSCSSNRGVVVAKTWWDNTSSALANGGVDVVQVDVNDVDVPSKLDVSDSRLKLRFGSQGDGWQELQNGVDYTVFASGNSVFFALKTTKMRPPANVVSYDVEAHLPIQGGASGCKVSLWNEYEAPAEGNPTSPSNFVKIPNDRVDDKCTYAGGVLYSRTYWDQYQSTKQRGQTDVVEVVVNNVSNLAQKVALNDPRLRLRYGGDESGWTELRADSDFTVTVSGNSLFFDLREPMKRVYFAGSYDSKEGWKPRYFDVEAYIPIAESTSNCAVNLWHEGPHWLDRNAPKLEINAPETPREQLDWLPNPSKNPAIPPRCGGKIALVFDLSGSVRRAGGLEPSRDAGLAVIDALQGTGSSMAIYNFSTTANTYPAVSTTPKNLNVPSDVQDLRRAVGAIENSSRGGTNYEDGLKQVPSGEYDVVYFITDGIPTTSNRDYPDPGFDAGELINQSDLSRAVTEANRLKDSGTRIETVMVGVESFNEHILKDDYFDIVELRKKDPSTWPTNSYGYPSYTPNEQEWVRDLLADGQPVAIWDKPEGTEYIVNNQPELWRAGVRNTHRMAADISSPDAVTTVDSYQNLVKELSDLILDNCFGSINITKNVYDENGIKSPGQGWTFDTSVDSGKQVLIGDGVLTEQTRDVTSADGSYGRTLNQSDGQGQAVTVVEHQQDGYNLRPQNGENAVCTTRQYVTTNGKAEWKDKPTTIRNINDASRPGFGVNVPFRGIVNCVIENEKVAVEIDLSLEKVSFDDQPEQLSGAEFTLFEVNGDQRTEVAVITDGKSRVENLGVGKRYELVETLAPAGYQLLARPIVFDVVKNESGNPEIRLEGGAGEYPEISIKVDKNEVTHSIMQVADIRKGDLPKTGGYGIGWLIIGSVLAAGAAFMTSRKTARKF, encoded by the coding sequence TTGAGTTTGCTGAAATCGACTGCGGTGAAGGCTCTTGCAGCAACTTTTTCGCTGCTACTCGTTTTTTCACTTTTACCAGCTGCTGGAAATGGAAGCCAAAAAGTAGGGAGGTCCGCTACTGCTGTAGCACAGACCTCTACTGAGCCTGTTGAGATTACTAATTCATACCTCAATAGGAATGTAGGGAAGCTTGTTGTGGAAATGCAACCAAGTACTTCCATGAATATGAGTAAACTTACGTTAACCAGTAATGTTAACTTCGCGGCTAGGTCGAATGAAAAGCTCCGAAAGTTAACAATTGATGGCGTCGATTATCCAATATCCTACATGTCTGTTAGCGGTAAGACATTAACTGTGTCGATCCCAGGCGGTGTGGAAGTACAGCCATACAGCTCTATCGTCATCGAATGGGGGCAAGGCCAACAGCCATCTAACCTGAAAGCAACGATGCAGGGCCAGCCGATCTCGTCCGGACCAGTAACTCCTCCAACACAAGGTAACCCGCTTCATTCTGGCAGTTACCGCGAAATTCCACTTTCGAGGACTTGGGATTCCTGCTCTTCAAATCGTGGCGTAGTTGTTGCGAAAACTTGGTGGGATAACACATCTTCCGCATTGGCTAACGGGGGCGTGGATGTCGTACAGGTCGATGTCAACGATGTTGACGTCCCTTCTAAGTTAGATGTTTCTGATTCTCGACTCAAGCTTCGCTTTGGTAGCCAAGGAGACGGATGGCAAGAGCTGCAAAATGGAGTAGATTACACTGTTTTTGCCAGCGGGAATTCAGTATTTTTCGCTTTAAAAACGACAAAAATGCGCCCGCCAGCGAACGTTGTGTCGTATGATGTCGAAGCGCATCTGCCGATTCAAGGCGGAGCAAGTGGCTGTAAAGTTTCCTTGTGGAACGAATATGAGGCACCTGCCGAGGGGAATCCCACTAGTCCGTCAAATTTCGTAAAAATCCCCAATGATAGAGTCGATGACAAGTGTACTTATGCTGGTGGAGTTCTGTATTCGCGAACATATTGGGATCAGTACCAATCTACGAAACAGCGCGGACAAACAGATGTCGTTGAAGTAGTAGTCAATAATGTAAGTAACCTCGCACAAAAGGTAGCTCTAAACGATCCTCGCTTGCGCCTTCGCTATGGTGGCGACGAATCTGGTTGGACCGAATTGCGCGCAGATTCTGACTTCACAGTTACTGTTTCCGGGAATAGTCTGTTTTTTGATCTTCGCGAACCGATGAAGCGCGTATATTTCGCAGGTAGCTACGATTCAAAGGAGGGCTGGAAGCCACGTTATTTCGACGTTGAAGCATACATACCAATAGCTGAATCAACCAGTAACTGCGCCGTGAATCTTTGGCATGAAGGACCGCATTGGCTGGACCGGAATGCGCCAAAGCTGGAAATCAACGCCCCAGAGACTCCTCGTGAACAATTGGACTGGCTACCAAACCCTTCGAAAAACCCTGCCATTCCTCCTCGCTGTGGTGGAAAAATTGCGTTGGTCTTTGACCTTTCAGGCTCGGTACGCCGTGCCGGCGGCTTAGAACCAAGCCGAGATGCTGGCCTTGCTGTTATTGACGCCCTGCAGGGCACAGGTAGCTCCATGGCTATTTATAACTTCTCAACGACAGCAAACACCTATCCGGCCGTTTCAACCACGCCGAAAAACCTTAACGTCCCATCGGACGTGCAAGATTTGCGTCGCGCAGTTGGTGCAATTGAGAATTCTAGTAGAGGCGGCACCAACTATGAAGATGGTTTGAAACAGGTGCCATCAGGTGAATACGATGTAGTGTATTTCATTACTGACGGCATTCCGACCACCAGTAACCGTGATTACCCAGATCCTGGATTCGATGCTGGCGAATTGATTAATCAAAGTGACTTGTCTAGGGCTGTAACAGAAGCCAACCGTCTGAAAGACAGTGGCACGCGTATTGAAACGGTTATGGTTGGCGTTGAATCGTTCAATGAGCATATCTTGAAAGACGACTACTTCGACATTGTCGAATTACGTAAGAAAGATCCGTCTACTTGGCCAACCAATTCGTACGGTTACCCCAGTTATACTCCAAATGAACAGGAATGGGTACGTGACTTGCTTGCTGATGGCCAGCCTGTGGCCATCTGGGACAAACCAGAAGGCACCGAGTATATCGTCAATAACCAGCCCGAACTCTGGCGGGCAGGTGTTCGGAACACCCATAGAATGGCAGCAGACATATCCAGCCCCGATGCTGTAACTACTGTTGATAGTTACCAAAATCTGGTAAAGGAACTGAGTGACCTCATCCTAGATAACTGTTTTGGTTCGATTAACATCACGAAGAATGTCTATGACGAAAACGGTATCAAATCCCCAGGACAAGGCTGGACCTTTGATACATCCGTCGATTCAGGAAAGCAGGTTCTCATCGGTGATGGCGTGCTTACTGAGCAGACTCGTGATGTGACCAGTGCAGATGGAAGCTATGGTCGCACCCTCAATCAGTCTGATGGCCAAGGTCAAGCCGTAACGGTTGTTGAACACCAACAAGACGGGTATAACCTTCGACCGCAAAATGGCGAGAACGCTGTGTGCACTACCCGCCAGTATGTGACCACTAATGGAAAAGCGGAGTGGAAAGACAAACCCACCACAATTCGGAATATCAACGATGCTTCTCGCCCCGGATTTGGCGTTAATGTTCCTTTCCGGGGGATCGTGAACTGTGTCATCGAGAACGAAAAGGTCGCCGTGGAGATTGATTTGTCACTCGAAAAAGTAAGTTTTGATGATCAGCCCGAACAACTTTCTGGAGCAGAATTCACGCTCTTTGAAGTAAATGGTGACCAAAGGACTGAAGTCGCAGTTATTACAGATGGTAAATCGCGAGTTGAAAATCTCGGCGTCGGCAAGCGTTATGAGCTTGTTGAGACTTTGGCGCCAGCAGGTTATCAGTTGCTTGCACGCCCCATCGTTTTCGATGTGGTCAAGAATGAGTCCGGCAATCCTGAGATTAGGCTTGAAGGAGGTGCTGGCGAGTACCCCGAAATATCTATCAAGGTAGATAAGAATGAAGTAACGCACTCGATTATGCAGGTGGCTGACATCCGTAAGGGTGACCTCCCCAAGACTGGCGGTTACGGAATCGGCTGGCTGATTATCGGAAGTGTCTTGGCGGCTGGTGCAGCGTTCATGACTTCGCGCAAAACGGCTCGTAAGTTCTAA
- a CDS encoding LPXTG cell wall anchor domain-containing protein translates to MYLQRYALATTLTTAMTVSCCVGLGLQEAQADVGVISGYANTGTVVNPRSIGERNTTLIITLPRNNIFDDIPTGELPPGALEGYTFTVRQIDRIDVRTEDGYSRARSLTVPEAEKLGFAKTYRSAVSDSEGQARFEGMKPGLYLIETEPPAIPGVKHKSIKPLLVLLPMTSKSGAWLDEVTIEVKSDNGITTPTPPKEIPNPNPTPTPTPPPLTTSQTPPPTTETTPDKPGTGRLPETGASVLGIIVIGLIMVMFGGLAIRRARGSK, encoded by the coding sequence ATGTATCTTCAACGGTATGCGCTTGCTACCACCCTAACCACGGCTATGACAGTGAGCTGTTGTGTGGGTCTGGGCCTACAGGAGGCACAAGCTGATGTCGGTGTAATTTCTGGTTATGCAAATACTGGAACTGTTGTAAATCCACGGTCGATTGGTGAGCGGAACACCACTCTGATAATCACCTTGCCCCGAAATAATATTTTTGATGATATTCCAACAGGCGAGTTACCCCCAGGTGCGTTGGAAGGATACACATTTACGGTCCGGCAGATTGATCGAATTGACGTCCGAACTGAAGATGGATACTCGCGCGCTCGTAGCCTTACGGTCCCGGAGGCCGAGAAACTTGGCTTTGCTAAGACATATCGCAGTGCCGTAAGCGATTCCGAAGGACAGGCTCGCTTTGAAGGAATGAAGCCTGGCTTATATCTCATTGAAACTGAACCACCTGCCATTCCCGGTGTGAAGCACAAGAGCATTAAACCGTTGCTAGTGCTGCTCCCGATGACCAGCAAATCTGGAGCTTGGCTTGATGAGGTGACTATCGAGGTGAAATCCGATAACGGTATAACAACGCCAACCCCTCCAAAAGAAATACCAAATCCTAATCCCACGCCAACACCTACGCCACCCCCGCTAACAACTTCTCAAACGCCACCCCCAACAACAGAAACCACGCCTGACAAACCCGGTACAGGTCGGCTTCCTGAGACCGGAGCATCAGTTCTCGGAATTATCGTGATTGGTCTCATCATGGTTATGTTCGGTGGTTTGGCTATACGACGTGCTAGGGGAAGTAAATAA
- a CDS encoding class C sortase: protein MTQLNNWEQMRVAAQYTRSIDGANTSELEERYTSAQVYNSNHSDGPILDPWLNRISEDNTDYQNYLAELDTHDVMARLVIPGIKVDLPVYHGTSEKTLQKGVGHLYGSDLPVGGQGTHAVLTAHTGLTNATLFDNLDDVVKGDAIYLGVSGEKLKYVVDDIRVVLPHETNTLRPEAGKDQITLITCTPYGINSHSLLVTAQRVPMDSTEEEVFQTSGLQWAWWMWAMLAGALLIGILLFLWVRKTTKRHNDKLRSLADLKDGA, encoded by the coding sequence GTGACACAATTAAATAACTGGGAACAAATGAGGGTGGCCGCGCAATACACTAGAAGTATAGATGGAGCTAATACTTCTGAACTCGAAGAACGCTATACTTCTGCGCAGGTCTATAATTCGAATCATTCGGACGGGCCAATTCTTGATCCATGGCTTAACCGAATATCGGAAGACAATACTGATTATCAAAATTATCTGGCAGAATTAGATACCCATGATGTGATGGCGCGTTTGGTAATTCCTGGTATCAAAGTAGATTTACCGGTTTACCACGGGACGAGTGAAAAAACGCTTCAGAAAGGCGTGGGACACCTTTACGGCTCGGATCTACCAGTTGGTGGTCAAGGGACTCATGCTGTACTCACTGCGCACACAGGACTTACAAATGCCACATTGTTCGACAACCTTGATGATGTGGTCAAAGGTGATGCTATCTATTTGGGGGTCTCCGGTGAGAAGCTCAAGTATGTTGTCGACGATATTCGGGTAGTCCTCCCGCATGAAACAAACACATTGCGCCCCGAAGCCGGAAAAGACCAAATCACGCTTATTACGTGCACACCTTACGGCATCAATAGCCACAGCCTTTTAGTAACAGCTCAACGCGTGCCGATGGATTCCACTGAAGAGGAAGTATTTCAAACAAGTGGACTGCAGTGGGCATGGTGGATGTGGGCAATGCTGGCGGGAGCGTTGCTCATAGGAATTCTGCTATTCCTATGGGTGCGCAAGACCACGAAAAGACATAACGATAAACTCCGTTCGCTGGCGGATCTGAAAGATGGTGCTTAA
- a CDS encoding SpaH/EbpB family LPXTG-anchored major pilin, producing the protein MDPDAKVTLTIDKRLNPTAIGGPGSGVADPAVTGNPLQGATFTGTLLNVDNVDPAKLGTLTAANYKELGATLTQTTVTGTTGADGKLVFEEGSSSIDQGIWLFTETIEGEVTDTVTQKTYAAADVAPSTPFIVSLPYTNSEGNGWNYNVTVQPKNTTSGITKEVVDADQNVSDDIKYLVKGTVPVIPQGETLKAFRITDTLDVENLENIRAEVALSDGTAIADGADYDLTINQATGEVEVKFTQDGLKKLSGLAPATTVDLTITAKVKPVAGTDGIAVNEARQHIHYPGQDQETTTTSEKVKTYWGLVNIVKTEEGKETPLQGAEFELYRCTGAETEVSQLTDKITVGSTDKWTTGEDGKVVIDGLHVTDVENNSSTIDKTYCLVETKAPKGFVATKDIISFKLVSSDEKLNTSEPVQYTAKVENKRSEMPQLPLTGGMGVGILAALAALVAGLAAWVARRNNAKA; encoded by the coding sequence ATTGATCCTGATGCTAAGGTTACTCTCACCATTGACAAGCGTCTCAACCCGACCGCGATCGGTGGACCTGGTTCTGGTGTTGCAGATCCAGCCGTAACAGGCAATCCTCTTCAGGGCGCTACATTCACTGGTACGCTGCTGAACGTTGACAACGTTGATCCAGCTAAGCTTGGTACTCTCACCGCAGCAAACTATAAAGAGCTCGGGGCTACACTCACACAGACCACTGTCACAGGCACGACCGGTGCGGACGGCAAGTTGGTATTTGAGGAAGGCTCTTCCTCCATCGACCAGGGCATCTGGCTGTTCACCGAAACAATTGAAGGTGAAGTCACCGACACGGTCACTCAGAAGACTTATGCTGCAGCCGACGTCGCTCCTTCAACTCCGTTCATCGTCTCTCTTCCGTACACGAATTCTGAAGGTAACGGTTGGAATTACAACGTAACGGTTCAGCCGAAAAACACTACATCCGGAATTACTAAGGAAGTAGTTGACGCTGACCAAAACGTTAGTGACGACATTAAGTACCTGGTTAAGGGTACCGTGCCAGTAATTCCACAGGGTGAAACTCTCAAGGCGTTCCGTATCACCGACACCCTTGATGTGGAAAACCTGGAAAATATTCGTGCAGAAGTAGCGCTGTCGGATGGCACCGCAATCGCGGATGGTGCAGACTATGATCTAACCATCAACCAAGCTACTGGTGAAGTTGAGGTTAAGTTCACTCAGGATGGCCTGAAGAAGCTCTCCGGACTCGCACCTGCGACCACCGTCGATTTGACAATCACCGCAAAGGTTAAGCCTGTAGCGGGAACCGACGGTATTGCCGTAAACGAAGCACGTCAGCATATTCATTACCCAGGCCAGGACCAAGAGACGACAACCACGTCTGAAAAAGTCAAGACCTACTGGGGTCTGGTAAACATCGTCAAGACCGAAGAAGGCAAGGAAACTCCTCTTCAAGGCGCTGAATTCGAGCTTTACCGCTGCACGGGTGCAGAGACTGAAGTTTCTCAGCTAACCGACAAGATCACCGTTGGCAGCACTGATAAGTGGACCACCGGCGAGGACGGCAAGGTCGTCATCGACGGTCTGCACGTGACCGATGTGGAAAACAACAGCAGCACGATCGATAAGACCTACTGCTTGGTCGAGACCAAGGCACCGAAGGGCTTTGTGGCTACGAAAGACATTATCTCTTTCAAGCTAGTCTCGAGCGATGAGAAGCTCAACACTAGCGAACCAGTTCAATACACCGCAAAGGTTGAGAACAAGCGCTCCGAAATGCCGCAACTACCTCTTACCGGTGGTATGGGTGTTGGCATTCTTGCAGCATTGGCTGCTCTTGTAGCAGGCCTAGCTGCTTGGGTCGCACGTCGTAACAACGCTAAGGCTTAA